A region of the Brachybacterium sacelli genome:
CGAGGATCCAGAGGGCGGATCGCTCCTCGGGCCGAATCAAGCCGGGGGAGTCCAGGAGGGTCCGACGCAGCGCCTCCATCGCGGGAACGCCGCTGAGATCGTCCGCGAACAAGCATCGGAGTCCCGGGTCCGGCACATCGAGCAGGGCGGCAGCAGGATCGACGGGATAGCTCGGCGCCAGCTGCAGGCGCGGACGGATGATCCCGAACAGCAGCTGGCGGAAGCGTCGCGTGGGGATCGAGCGGCCGAATATGCCTGCCGTTCAGCGATCAGACGGGACCGGAACTCTCGCGCCCCATCACCCGGCGGCACCGGCACGAGCAGGTCGGGCCCGCGCCGGCAAATCCGCACGCAGCAGTCACCATTGGCAGCCTTCTCGATCCGATACGGGGGAGAATTCGAGGAGAGGAGAACGACGATTGTGTCGCCGCGTGCGCTGGTCATGCCATCTCGAAGTAGGCGGGACCCACAACGTTGTCAAGACTCGGATGGCGCCTGCGTCGACTTAAGGAACATTCTTTCTATCTTGCCGACCAGAACTTGTCGAGGCTGACGTTCAACTTTCTTGCCACTCGGTGGAGATCACTCCGACGCTGTCGATCGCGAGACATATAGTTTACAATTCGCGCACACTTGAGCATCATAAGCGGAAGTACGCGTGTAGTGATGCCGCTTCGAAAGTCAGTCTCGGCGTGCGCGTGATAGGCCACCTTATTGTCGCCGATGTCGTCCAGATATGCATCAACCAGATCGATTCCCGGGTGCACGACTGAAGAGTACATGCGGTAAAACACATATAAGTCGATCAGACCGAGAGAGTTTGCCATCGATTCGAGGCTACGGGCCTGGTGGCCAGAGCTGGTTTCGAGGTCTGTCCACGTCTCGAGCGTGATGTTCTCCCTGTCTATCGGGATCAGAGAGCTCTGATTCAGCGTCTTCAGCATGTTGCGGCGCTGGTGCTCGCTCCTATTCAAAGCGGCTGCTGCGGCGTCGTCATAACGATCGACCCAGATGACCCAGAGGGTTGTTTCGAGCGCGGAGCGAGCAACCGGCATCAGCGTGATTGGGAGATCGTCCGGGAGGTATGGTCGGATCACGGAAGCCTGCTCGAAAAGATGTGTCGTGAGAGTGACGAGCATGTGTGCCTGGGGCTCCGACTTCAGGAACTCGGGGCGGGGATTCAGGATTACCGTACCGGCATCGACCCAGGACTGCCAGATGCTGGTGAGCTCATCCATGGCCTGAAGCACATCTTCATTACTGACGTCAGCAGGTTGTCCACGGGAGATCATGGCAAGACCCTAACCCGGAAGGGGTCGCTCTTTACGCTGTTCTGAGATCGTCGACCGCGGCGGCACTTGCCCCGGTCCGAGAACCCGTGGCCCTTCACGGGACCAGGGGTCGGACTCGGCGGATCGAGCGCAGCGCGTCGAGCTGGCGGATCGAGTCGCGAATGTCGCCGAGAGCCCGATGAGCTTCCGAGGGCTCGAACCGGTCCCTCCACGCGGTGATCTGGCGGTCGTAGCCGTCGCGGAGCATCTCCTGCTCGATGCCGGAGGCGTCGATGGAGCGGTAGTGCAGGCGGGAGAAGGTCTGCGGTGCGTGCCGGGCGAGGAAGCCGCGGTCGTGGGTGATCGAGTTGCCGCCGAGCAGGAACGGGCCGGCATGTCCGACGGTGAAGCGGTCGATGGCGCCGGCGACGAGCTGGTCCGCGACACGGGGGTCGTGTGCGTCGGGCCCGTGCATCGCGTCGATCAGCCCGTTGGCAGTGTGCATCTCGCGCACGAAGTCGTTCATGCGCTCGATGGTGGCGTCGACGTCAGGGCTGGGGGCGATGACGGTGTCGAAGGCGCCGATCTCGGTGAGGTCGTTGCGGGTGACGACCACGGCGATCTCCAGCAGGTCATCGGTGGCGGGGTCGAGTCCGGTGGTCTCGGTGTCGATCCAGACGATCAGATCGGGGTTCGCGGCAGGC
Encoded here:
- a CDS encoding DUF5677 domain-containing protein, yielding MISRGQPADVSNEDVLQAMDELTSIWQSWVDAGTVILNPRPEFLKSEPQAHMLVTLTTHLFEQASVIRPYLPDDLPITLMPVARSALETTLWVIWVDRYDDAAAAALNRSEHQRRNMLKTLNQSSLIPIDRENITLETWTDLETSSGHQARSLESMANSLGLIDLYVFYRMYSSVVHPGIDLVDAYLDDIGDNKVAYHAHAETDFRSGITTRVLPLMMLKCARIVNYMSRDRQRRSDLHRVARKLNVSLDKFWSAR
- the orn gene encoding oligoribonuclease, which translates into the protein MPAANPDLIVWIDTETTGLDPATDDLLEIAVVVTRNDLTEIGAFDTVIAPSPDVDATIERMNDFVREMHTANGLIDAMHGPDAHDPRVADQLVAGAIDRFTVGHAGPFLLGGNSITHDRGFLARHAPQTFSRLHYRSIDASGIEQEMLRDGYDRQITAWRDRFEPSEAHRALGDIRDSIRQLDALRSIRRVRPLVP